CACACCATTAATAATCAGCATGTCGTCTGTACGCCCCTGAGGTTTTTCCATTTTTATAAGAGTTCTGCCGCATGGACAATCATCACGGTAAAGTCTTGTGACATCTCTGGTTCTGTATCTTAAAAGGGGCATTCCCTCTCTCTTCAAAGTAGTCAGAACAAGCTCGCCCCACTCACCTTCCGGCAGTGGTTTCAGTGTTATAGGATCTATTATCTCGGGATAAAAGAAATCTTCATTGATGTGTAGTCCGCTTTTACATAAGCATTCTCCGGCAATCCCAGGTCCCATAAGCTCTGACAAACCGTAGTTATCAGTGGCGGAAACTCCAAGTTTATCTTCCACTTCTGCTCTGATCATATCCCCCCACGGTTCGGAACCTAAAAGAGCATATTTCAGACTGAGGTCTTCTTTCTTAAGTCCCATCTTCTCCATAGTCTCCGCTATGTGCAGTGCATATGAAGGTGTGGCAATAAGCGTCGTGCTTTTGTAGTCATGCATAATAGTTATCTGACGTTGTGTATTTCCGCTTGAAACAGGTATAACAGAAGCACCTATCGTTTCCGCACCATAGTGCAGACCGAAGCCCCCTGTAAAAAGTCCATATGTAAAAGATACATGTACAATATCATCCTTTGTAACGCCGCCGGCTGTCATAATCCTTGCAACCAGATTATTCCAGTTGTCGAGATCGTTTTTTGTATAGCCCACAACAGTCGGCTTGCCTGTTGTACCGCTTGATGAATGTATTCTAACTATGTCACGCAGAGGCACTGCAAACATACCATATGGGTAGTTTTCTCTCAGATCAGATTTATTTGTGAAGGGAAGTTTCGAAATATCAGTAAGCTCACCTATCACATCCGGCTTAAGTCCAAGTTCATCAAACTTTTTCCTATAGAAGTCGACATTGCGGTAGGCTCTGTTTACCGTAGTCTGCAAGCGTTCCAGCTGAAAAACTGCACGCTCCGCCGGAGCCATAGTCTCTTCTTCTTTGTGCCAGTATCTTATCTCTCCCATTTTTCCTTATACTCCTTGCCCAGATAGGCTCTTTTCACCTCGTTGTCGCCGAGAAGCTCGGAAGCTTTCCCTTGCATTATGATACGTCCGTTCTCCAGAACATATCCTCTCTGGGCGTATTTAAGCGCAATGCTGGCATTTTGTTCAACCAGCAGTATAGTAAGTCCTGACTCTGCCAGAACCTTAAGTTTTTCGTAAACCTCTTTTATCACAAGGGGTGCAAGCCCCATTGAAGGCTCGTCCATCAAAAGTATTTTCGGTGCACTCATAAGAGCACGCCCGATAGCAAGCATCTGCTGTTCGCCACCGGAAAGCATCCCTGCCATCTGAGAGGCACGGTCGCCAAGAACAGGGAACATCTCCGTAACCTCAGCAAG
This window of the Denitrovibrio acetiphilus DSM 12809 genome carries:
- a CDS encoding ABC transporter ATP-binding protein, which produces MLEVKSLYVSYGGVQALTNVSVHVKEGEFVSLIGSNGAGKTTLLNSIMNIVGRQKGSALFQGKEVSKVSTADMVTRGVALVPEGRRVFSNMSVRENLEMGGFKRPVSEVKAKLAEVTEMFPVLGDRASQMAGMLSGGEQQMLAIGRALMSAPKILLMDEPSMGLAPLVIKEVYEKLKVLAESGLTILLVEQNASIALKYAQRGYVLENGRIIMQGKASELLGDNEVKRAYLGKEYKEKWER
- a CDS encoding phenylacetate--CoA ligase family protein gives rise to the protein MGEIRYWHKEEETMAPAERAVFQLERLQTTVNRAYRNVDFYRKKFDELGLKPDVIGELTDISKLPFTNKSDLRENYPYGMFAVPLRDIVRIHSSSGTTGKPTVVGYTKNDLDNWNNLVARIMTAGGVTKDDIVHVSFTYGLFTGGFGLHYGAETIGASVIPVSSGNTQRQITIMHDYKSTTLIATPSYALHIAETMEKMGLKKEDLSLKYALLGSEPWGDMIRAEVEDKLGVSATDNYGLSELMGPGIAGECLCKSGLHINEDFFYPEIIDPITLKPLPEGEWGELVLTTLKREGMPLLRYRTRDVTRLYRDDCPCGRTLIKMEKPQGRTDDMLIINGVNVFPSQVEEALNNVKGVSPHYMIFVRKKGALDAMEIKVEVTEDIFFDEMKKQRTLVEELTVQFQKILSIKPKVTLVTSHTLDRFEGKAKRVVDERNIG